A genomic segment from Luteolibacter flavescens encodes:
- a CDS encoding TPMT family class I SAM-dependent methyltransferase, giving the protein MADWDERWRQGDTPWEKGYAAPPLAEYLEAGATTATELHRARRVLVPGCGSGHDVRLLSRHGIPATGLDLSPAAVERARQEPPAGGEDYVCGDLFSADWRAGREFDAVWEHTCFCAIDPSMRPAYVRAMAEILPPGGHLVGVFFLTPWDPGEREAGPPFGTSREEIVALFAPWFELRGGRLPERAYPGREGREWLAVLERCANPGVAESGLIA; this is encoded by the coding sequence ATGGCCGACTGGGACGAGCGCTGGCGACAGGGCGACACGCCGTGGGAAAAAGGCTACGCCGCGCCCCCGCTGGCCGAGTATCTGGAAGCCGGGGCGACCACCGCGACCGAGCTGCACCGCGCCCGCCGGGTGCTGGTGCCCGGCTGCGGCAGCGGGCACGATGTCCGGCTGCTCTCCCGCCATGGCATCCCGGCCACCGGGCTGGATCTCTCGCCCGCCGCCGTGGAGCGCGCCCGGCAGGAGCCGCCCGCGGGCGGGGAGGACTACGTCTGTGGGGATCTTTTCTCGGCGGACTGGCGGGCGGGTCGTGAATTTGACGCCGTGTGGGAGCACACGTGCTTTTGCGCCATCGATCCCTCCATGCGCCCGGCCTACGTGCGGGCGATGGCGGAGATCCTGCCGCCCGGCGGGCACCTCGTCGGCGTGTTTTTCCTCACGCCCTGGGACCCCGGGGAGCGGGAGGCCGGGCCGCCCTTTGGCACCAGCCGCGAGGAGATCGTGGCACTCTTCGCCCCGTGGTTCGAGCTGCGCGGCGGCCGGCTGCCGGAGCGGGCGTATCCCGGCCGGGAGGGTCGGGAGTGGCTGGCGGTGTTAGAGCGATGCGCGAACCCCGGAGTTGCGGAGTCCGGTTTGATTGCATAG
- a CDS encoding type II secretion system protein GspG, with product MRKSTFYAFTGLGVLAMLLTGFFVWFASGISSHPPEARLDGDNSSMVSAILMYCVNNGRPPTSAQGLEALVAMPTTGPKPRRWSKVWDEIPLDPWGTPYGYSLLRSNTPQWRFELRSAGRDRILNTSDDIAYEHKVGYDPDYRKPDEEEPAESRPSL from the coding sequence GTGAGGAAGTCCACGTTTTACGCGTTCACGGGTCTGGGTGTGCTGGCGATGCTTTTGACGGGCTTCTTTGTTTGGTTCGCATCCGGGATATCATCGCATCCGCCTGAAGCGCGATTGGATGGCGACAACTCCTCGATGGTAAGCGCGATCCTGATGTATTGCGTCAATAACGGTCGGCCCCCGACATCGGCTCAGGGGCTGGAGGCGCTGGTGGCGATGCCGACCACCGGGCCCAAGCCGAGGCGATGGTCGAAGGTCTGGGATGAGATACCCTTGGACCCATGGGGGACGCCATATGGCTACTCACTCCTGCGCTCGAATACTCCTCAATGGCGCTTTGAACTCCGCAGCGCGGGCAGGGATCGAATTCTCAATACCTCCGACGATATCGCATACGAGCATAAAGTCGGCTACGATCCTGATTACAGGAAACCGGACGAGGAGGAACCCGCGGAGTCGCGCCCTTCCTTGTGA
- a CDS encoding S1C family serine protease produces the protein MDFPSGLLFGALTGLLLLSPSRADAARPYINDKKVPENRHDLEVIQKHVTDSLPAARKATVCIDLGDGSGSGVVVSADGLILTAAHVTGGVGKEFTVIFEDGRKAKAESMGLISTTDAAMARITEPGTWPYVEIDREDSAHLGDWVYSLGHSGGFDKERGVNVRLGRLVQVKDSTVQSDCSLIGGDSGGPLFDLNGKLIGIHSRVGQRTQENMHVPVREFLKNWDAMQKSEFVGEGPFAKKPEKGKGFLGIGTLPRAEGGLSIDKVGRESPAEKAGLKSGDIVLKMDGVELKTKEQFQDLLKEKAPDDRVALELLRDGKTETLTLRLGER, from the coding sequence ATGGATTTTCCCTCTGGCCTGCTGTTCGGCGCACTCACCGGTTTGCTCTTGCTGTCCCCCTCGCGGGCGGACGCGGCGCGCCCCTATATCAATGACAAGAAGGTGCCGGAAAACCGCCACGACCTGGAGGTGATCCAGAAGCACGTGACGGACTCCCTGCCTGCGGCGCGGAAAGCCACCGTGTGCATCGACCTCGGCGATGGCTCCGGCAGCGGCGTGGTGGTCAGCGCGGACGGGCTCATCCTCACCGCCGCGCACGTCACCGGCGGCGTGGGGAAGGAATTCACCGTGATCTTTGAAGACGGCCGGAAAGCGAAGGCCGAGTCGATGGGCCTCATTTCCACCACCGACGCCGCCATGGCGCGCATCACCGAGCCTGGCACCTGGCCGTATGTGGAGATCGACCGCGAGGACTCCGCCCACCTTGGCGACTGGGTTTACTCGCTCGGGCACTCCGGCGGCTTTGACAAGGAGCGCGGGGTGAATGTCCGCCTCGGCCGGCTGGTGCAGGTGAAGGACTCGACGGTGCAGTCGGACTGCTCGCTCATCGGCGGGGACTCCGGCGGCCCGCTCTTTGACCTGAATGGCAAGCTCATCGGCATCCACTCGCGCGTGGGCCAGCGCACGCAGGAAAACATGCACGTGCCCGTGCGCGAGTTCCTGAAGAACTGGGACGCGATGCAGAAGAGTGAATTCGTCGGCGAGGGTCCCTTCGCGAAAAAGCCGGAAAAGGGGAAGGGCTTCCTCGGTATCGGCACCCTGCCGCGCGCGGAAGGCGGGCTCAGCATCGACAAGGTCGGCCGCGAATCGCCCGCCGAGAAGGCCGGCCTCAAGTCCGGCGACATCGTTTTGAAAATGGACGGTGTGGAACTCAAGACGAAGGAGCAATTCCAGGACCTGCTAAAGGAAAAGGCCCCGGACGACCGGGTGGCCCTGGAACTGCTCCGCGACGGCAAGACCGAAACCCTCACCCTGCGACTTGGTGAACGCTAA
- a CDS encoding RNA-binding S4 domain-containing protein has protein sequence MSSEAVRVDKWLWAVRLFKTRSQAAKACEANRVKSGEKILKPASELKGGELLEIPYPEGPGTRTVRVLGLIEKRVGAPEARLACEEITPPEVVEQRKIWSESRMHRLVGEQGRPTKKNRREIEKNRGFFE, from the coding sequence ATGAGCAGCGAGGCGGTGCGTGTGGACAAGTGGCTGTGGGCGGTGCGGCTTTTCAAGACGCGCAGCCAGGCGGCGAAGGCGTGCGAGGCGAACCGGGTGAAGTCCGGCGAGAAGATCCTGAAGCCCGCATCGGAGCTGAAGGGCGGCGAGCTGCTGGAGATCCCGTATCCGGAAGGCCCCGGCACGCGGACGGTGCGGGTGCTCGGCCTCATCGAAAAGCGCGTCGGCGCCCCGGAAGCGCGGCTGGCCTGCGAGGAAATCACGCCGCCTGAGGTGGTCGAGCAGCGGAAGATCTGGAGCGAGAGCCGGATGCATCGTCTCGTGGGCGAGCAGGGACGCCCGACGAAGAAGAACCGCCGCGAGATCGAGAAGAACCGCGGGTTTTTCGAGTGA
- a CDS encoding type II secretion system protein GspG, which translates to MVKKLVIGALVVVAGFTLVFSMGNYSSVADQARWSRVGNDHSSLAAALKIYSVSAGRPPSTDQGLDALVNEPRTEPKPRRWHRVMERVPWDPWQSPYRYAQLPSTSKWRFELRSAGKDMVFGSSDDIVTMYEWGEATAELKEVIGEPRPSY; encoded by the coding sequence TTGGTCATTGGCGCGCTGGTGGTGGTAGCGGGATTCACTTTGGTTTTTTCCATGGGGAATTACTCATCCGTCGCTGACCAAGCGAGGTGGTCCAGAGTCGGGAACGATCACTCGTCTCTCGCTGCCGCGTTGAAAATTTACAGCGTTTCCGCGGGCCGTCCTCCATCGACTGACCAAGGCTTGGATGCCTTGGTCAATGAGCCCAGGACGGAACCCAAGCCGAGGCGTTGGCACCGCGTAATGGAGCGCGTGCCCTGGGATCCTTGGCAGAGCCCGTATCGCTACGCGCAATTGCCCTCGACCTCCAAGTGGCGCTTTGAACTGAGAAGCGCGGGGAAGGACATGGTTTTCGGCTCTTCCGATGACATCGTGACGATGTATGAATGGGGTGAAGCCACGGCGGAGTTGAAAGAAGTCATTGGCGAACCACGACCTTCGTATTGA
- a CDS encoding S1C family serine protease: MNARSIAAVLLLATGMASAAQTLETAYRTNGQSVQSAFDSVRAVLQDSSAVIQRGRKEIAYGTVMSADGYILTKASEIGDASDLSIIVGKKAYPEPQLISTDPTWDVALLKIPAEGLTPVRLLLDQAEPPRGTWVVANGATSRSLRRVQVGIIAANAREIPHAGGPVLGVSFEEKDKKLVVTEVAEKSGSATAGVTKDDVLLLLDGDEITGTEGLAELIGEYHVGDEVTLTIERAGEKKELKVELKGRSDVFGEEVTRNDMMSGAFSKRRSGFPKVIQHDIIANASSIGGPVLNLDGGCLGMNIARATRCETFAIPASELKSIAERLMSQAK; the protein is encoded by the coding sequence GTGAACGCCAGATCCATCGCCGCCGTCCTCCTCCTGGCCACCGGGATGGCCTCCGCCGCCCAGACGCTGGAAACCGCCTACCGGACGAACGGCCAGTCCGTGCAGTCGGCCTTCGATTCCGTGCGCGCGGTGCTGCAGGACTCCAGCGCGGTGATCCAGCGCGGCCGGAAGGAAATCGCCTACGGCACGGTGATGTCCGCCGATGGCTACATCCTCACGAAGGCCAGCGAGATCGGCGATGCGAGCGACCTTTCCATCATCGTCGGCAAGAAGGCGTATCCCGAGCCGCAACTCATCTCCACCGATCCCACATGGGATGTGGCGCTGCTGAAAATCCCGGCCGAGGGGCTGACTCCCGTGCGGCTCTTGCTCGATCAGGCGGAGCCCCCTCGCGGCACTTGGGTCGTGGCGAATGGCGCGACCTCGCGGAGCCTGCGCCGCGTGCAGGTCGGCATCATCGCCGCGAATGCGCGCGAGATCCCCCATGCGGGCGGCCCCGTGCTCGGCGTGAGCTTCGAGGAAAAGGACAAGAAGCTCGTCGTCACCGAAGTGGCGGAAAAAAGCGGCTCGGCCACCGCCGGTGTGACGAAGGACGACGTGCTCCTGCTGCTGGACGGCGACGAGATCACCGGCACCGAAGGCCTCGCCGAGCTCATCGGCGAGTATCACGTCGGCGACGAGGTCACCCTGACCATCGAGCGCGCGGGGGAGAAGAAGGAGCTGAAGGTGGAGCTCAAGGGCCGGTCCGACGTCTTCGGCGAGGAGGTCACCCGGAATGACATGATGAGCGGTGCCTTTTCCAAGCGCCGCAGCGGTTTCCCGAAGGTGATCCAGCACGACATCATCGCGAATGCCTCCTCCATCGGCGGCCCGGTGCTGAATCTCGACGGCGGCTGCCTCGGCATGAACATCGCCCGCGCGACCCGCTGCGAAACCTTTGCCATCCCCGCCAGCGAGCTGAAAAGCATCGCCGAGCGCCTGATGTCGCAGGCGAAGTGA
- a CDS encoding TPM domain-containing protein translates to MDARHGSDNVSLRRLADLAGLMRNRERGKVQAALDGFCRRFPQLFFAVYTGSAQGGGNLRQFGFWLLNRAAFEDVPVDRPNEAGILLVIDPEAKSAALTWGYQLDAFLTEEDTFVCLSRAHAYFLEGHFADGTVRLVEQLGKILRKRAAQARRDPERFERKVAPPPRTGEIARRIREGHRQSPVKTTEVVP, encoded by the coding sequence ATGGACGCCCGCCATGGCAGCGACAATGTCTCGCTGCGCCGGCTGGCCGATCTGGCCGGGCTAATGCGGAATCGCGAACGGGGCAAGGTGCAGGCGGCGCTCGATGGATTTTGCCGCCGCTTCCCGCAGTTGTTTTTCGCCGTCTACACCGGCTCGGCGCAGGGCGGGGGAAATCTCCGTCAATTCGGCTTCTGGCTGCTGAATCGCGCCGCCTTCGAGGACGTGCCGGTGGATCGCCCGAATGAAGCGGGCATCCTGCTGGTGATCGATCCCGAGGCGAAGTCCGCCGCGCTGACCTGGGGCTACCAGCTCGATGCCTTCCTGACCGAGGAGGATACCTTCGTCTGCCTCAGCCGGGCGCATGCCTATTTCCTCGAGGGCCACTTCGCGGATGGCACGGTGCGCCTGGTCGAGCAGCTCGGGAAGATCCTCCGCAAGCGAGCCGCGCAGGCCCGCCGGGATCCGGAGCGCTTCGAGCGAAAGGTGGCACCGCCGCCGCGCACCGGGGAGATCGCCCGCCGCATCCGCGAGGGGCATCGCCAGTCGCCGGTGAAAACGACGGAGGTGGTCCCGTGA
- a CDS encoding cryptochrome/photolyase family protein — MSLPYRIAIHWHRRDLRILDNTALHHAANSAGAVIPAYILSGWKKRHLWTGEKRQAFLCRCLESLAKNLESIGGRLTVRAGTAEAELENLAKETGAEAIFYNRDPDPFGREAEKRVEAMAARLGIACHAHQDVTLHGPTEVLTQDGKPYRAYTPYSKNWLSLEKPQPLPKPKALHTPPGITSLPLPDNSHWGLAEPEAEIIEAGERAALARLKTAVTERLGTYEETRDFPAVAGTSRLSQDLRFGLISPRTAYIKTVEAMAATRSAKAKGSMEKYIKELAWREFYMAILWHFPNVLEEEFNPDWRGLWWAEPDEKFEAWKEGRTGFPIVDAGMRELVATGHMHNRVRMITAMFLTKDLHVDWRLGEQFFLQHLVDGEIASNNGGWQWSAGTGADAAPYFRIQNPWSQAKRYDPDGTYTKRWLPELAKVPAEKLLEPPKNNLPLAPGYPLPCVDHAAERDRTLAIFKKHRAR, encoded by the coding sequence ATGTCCCTCCCGTACCGCATTGCCATCCACTGGCACCGCCGCGACTTGCGGATCCTCGATAATACCGCCCTCCACCACGCTGCGAACAGCGCCGGGGCCGTGATCCCCGCCTACATCCTGAGCGGGTGGAAAAAACGGCATCTCTGGACGGGGGAAAAGCGCCAGGCCTTCCTCTGCCGCTGCCTGGAGTCGCTGGCGAAAAATCTGGAGTCCATCGGTGGGCGTCTGACCGTCCGCGCCGGAACTGCCGAGGCTGAGCTGGAAAATTTGGCAAAGGAGACGGGCGCGGAGGCGATTTTTTACAATCGCGACCCGGATCCCTTTGGCAGGGAGGCGGAGAAGCGGGTGGAAGCGATGGCCGCGCGGCTGGGAATCGCCTGCCACGCGCATCAGGACGTCACCCTGCACGGTCCGACCGAGGTGCTGACCCAGGATGGGAAGCCGTATCGCGCTTACACCCCGTATTCGAAGAATTGGCTGTCGCTGGAGAAGCCGCAGCCTCTGCCAAAGCCCAAGGCGCTCCACACGCCGCCGGGGATCACCTCGCTGCCGCTGCCGGACAATTCCCACTGGGGACTGGCCGAGCCGGAGGCGGAGATCATCGAGGCGGGCGAGCGGGCGGCGCTGGCCCGGCTGAAGACGGCGGTGACGGAGCGGCTCGGTACTTATGAGGAGACGCGGGACTTCCCCGCCGTGGCCGGGACCTCGCGGCTGTCTCAGGACCTGCGCTTCGGCCTCATTTCCCCGCGCACCGCGTATATAAAGACCGTGGAGGCGATGGCCGCCACCCGCTCGGCGAAGGCCAAAGGCAGCATGGAGAAGTACATCAAGGAGCTCGCCTGGCGGGAATTCTACATGGCGATCCTCTGGCACTTCCCGAATGTGCTGGAGGAGGAATTCAATCCCGACTGGCGCGGGCTGTGGTGGGCGGAGCCGGACGAGAAATTCGAAGCGTGGAAAGAAGGCCGCACCGGCTTCCCCATCGTGGATGCCGGCATGCGCGAGCTGGTCGCCACCGGCCACATGCACAACCGGGTTCGGATGATCACGGCGATGTTTCTCACGAAGGACCTGCACGTGGACTGGCGGCTCGGGGAGCAATTCTTCCTCCAGCACCTGGTGGACGGGGAGATCGCATCAAACAACGGCGGCTGGCAATGGAGCGCGGGCACCGGGGCGGACGCCGCACCCTACTTCCGCATCCAGAATCCCTGGTCGCAGGCGAAACGCTACGACCCGGACGGCACCTACACGAAGCGCTGGCTGCCGGAGCTGGCAAAGGTCCCCGCGGAAAAACTTCTCGAGCCGCCGAAGAACAACCTGCCCCTCGCCCCCGGCTATCCCCTGCCCTGCGTGGATCACGCTGCCGAGCGGGACCGCACGCTGGCGATCTTCAAGAAGCACCGGGCGCGATGA